A stretch of Paenibacillus mucilaginosus 3016 DNA encodes these proteins:
- a CDS encoding helix-turn-helix transcriptional regulator: MVSWKKRRHKEGSKLKLDRLLAITMLLLNRRRVSAKELSERFEVSLRTIYRDLEAINGAGIPVASYAGASGGYEIMETYRIERQYLSLEELQSIIVALRGIQTTLAEPDIDIGSLLDKVGSLVARTASGGTADLRLEMILDLNPWQGGQAEKAKLHLLKQAIRAQQLISFGYTSSQGEDSARTCEPMGVVLKGYIWYLYGFCRLRTDFRIFRLSRIMDLTLLGETFERRAGELEELRFGWNADYHAKRALLGLVLQFSPRAKAKVQDGFEESEIETRPDGSLLVRCQRPDEPWLYSMLMSYGTDVRVLEPSSVADMLRQKAQEIVRMYGR, from the coding sequence TTGGTATCTTGGAAGAAAAGACGCCATAAGGAGGGGTCCAAGCTGAAGCTGGATCGTCTGCTCGCCATTACGATGCTGCTCTTGAACCGCAGGAGAGTCAGCGCCAAGGAGCTCTCGGAGCGCTTCGAGGTATCGCTGCGCACCATCTACCGGGATCTGGAAGCGATCAACGGCGCAGGCATTCCCGTCGCGTCGTACGCCGGTGCATCCGGCGGTTACGAAATCATGGAGACGTACCGGATCGAACGCCAGTATCTCTCCCTCGAAGAGCTTCAATCGATTATCGTCGCCCTGCGCGGCATTCAGACTACCCTCGCGGAGCCGGATATCGATATCGGCTCCCTCCTCGATAAGGTCGGCTCACTCGTGGCTCGAACCGCCTCTGGGGGAACCGCTGACCTCCGCCTCGAGATGATCCTGGATCTCAATCCCTGGCAGGGCGGGCAGGCCGAGAAGGCCAAGCTGCACCTGCTCAAACAGGCGATCCGCGCCCAGCAGCTGATCTCCTTCGGGTATACAAGCTCTCAAGGCGAGGACTCGGCAAGAACCTGTGAACCGATGGGCGTCGTACTCAAGGGCTATATTTGGTACCTTTACGGCTTCTGCCGGCTTCGGACGGATTTTCGGATCTTCCGTCTCTCGCGCATTATGGACCTGACCCTGCTCGGCGAGACGTTCGAGAGGAGGGCCGGCGAACTCGAAGAGCTGCGCTTCGGCTGGAATGCCGACTACCATGCCAAGCGTGCGCTGCTCGGACTAGTGCTTCAGTTCTCCCCCCGCGCCAAGGCCAAGGTGCAGGACGGGTTCGAGGAAAGCGAGATCGAGACGCGCCCGGACGGCTCCCTCCTTGTCCGGTGCCAGCGGCCCGACGAGCCTTGGCTTTACAGCATGCTGATGAGCTACGGAACGGACGTCCGGGTGCTTGAGCCCTCCTCTGTCGCCGATATGCTGCGCCAGAAAGCCCAGGAGATCGTACGCATGTACGGCCGCTGA
- a CDS encoding ring-cleaving dioxygenase, with the protein MKTAGIHHITAFARDPQQNVDFYAGVLGLRLVKKTINFDAPEVYHLYFGNEAGSPGTIITFFPWPNSRRGRIGGGQVGITSYAVPAGSLAFWEERLARFGIQTEKVTRFSETSLQFSDNEGLRLEIVERVEGANSRWSFGGIPGQHAIKGFAGAVLFSTNPARTKDALEQLLGFVKEAEDAGYTRFRSEAGIGNVIDVPHAAMERGSDGAGTVHHIAWRAEDFEHHEAWRTAVQAYGYQPTPVVDRQYFNALYFREAGGILFEIATDPPGFAKDEAPEALGEKVMLPEWYEPHRAQIEANLLPIEVRVLEGDQS; encoded by the coding sequence ATGAAAACAGCCGGAATCCACCATATCACCGCCTTCGCCCGTGATCCGCAGCAAAATGTCGATTTCTATGCCGGAGTGCTCGGCCTGAGACTCGTGAAAAAGACGATCAACTTCGATGCCCCTGAAGTGTATCACCTGTACTTCGGCAACGAAGCCGGCAGCCCCGGCACGATCATTACGTTCTTCCCTTGGCCGAATTCGCGGCGGGGACGGATCGGCGGCGGACAGGTGGGCATCACCTCCTACGCCGTGCCGGCAGGCTCGCTGGCCTTCTGGGAAGAACGTCTGGCCCGCTTCGGGATTCAGACGGAGAAGGTGACCCGCTTCTCCGAAACCTCCCTGCAGTTCAGCGACAATGAAGGGCTGCGCCTTGAGATTGTCGAAAGAGTAGAAGGCGCGAACAGCCGCTGGTCGTTCGGCGGCATTCCGGGGCAGCATGCGATCAAAGGGTTCGCCGGCGCGGTACTGTTCAGTACGAATCCGGCCCGCACGAAGGATGCGCTGGAACAGCTGCTCGGCTTCGTTAAGGAAGCGGAGGACGCAGGCTATACCCGCTTCCGCTCCGAAGCCGGAATCGGCAATGTGATCGATGTGCCGCACGCCGCCATGGAGCGCGGAAGCGACGGTGCGGGGACGGTCCATCACATCGCCTGGCGTGCGGAGGACTTCGAGCATCATGAAGCGTGGCGCACCGCCGTACAGGCTTACGGCTATCAGCCGACGCCGGTCGTCGACCGCCAATACTTCAACGCGCTTTACTTCCGTGAGGCCGGCGGCATTCTCTTCGAGATCGCCACGGATCCTCCGGGCTTCGCCAAGGATGAAGCCCCTGAGGCCCTGGGCGAGAAGGTCATGCTGCCGGAGTGGTATGAGCCGCACCGCGCCCAAATCGAAGCGAACCTGCTTCCGATCGAAGTGAGAGTACTGGAGGGAGATCAATCATGA
- a CDS encoding DoxX family protein: MVTLTALGLFLIRLVVGVLFIGHGAQKLFGWFGGYGPKGTGGWMDSIGIKPGVLMAVLAGLMELAGGLLFTLGLLTPLAAVLLAATMLGAIVKVHGANGLWSTSNGYEYPLVLLVVVIGIALTGAGALSLDALLS, translated from the coding sequence ATGGTAACTCTCACAGCTCTTGGTTTGTTTCTGATTCGTTTGGTGGTCGGCGTGCTCTTCATCGGGCATGGGGCCCAAAAGCTGTTCGGCTGGTTCGGAGGCTACGGCCCCAAGGGAACCGGCGGTTGGATGGATTCAATCGGCATCAAGCCCGGCGTATTGATGGCTGTGCTTGCGGGGCTGATGGAACTGGCCGGAGGCCTTCTCTTCACCCTTGGCCTGCTTACTCCGCTGGCCGCCGTCCTGCTGGCCGCCACCATGCTCGGAGCCATCGTCAAAGTGCACGGTGCCAACGGGTTATGGTCGACCTCTAACGGATACGAATATCCGCTGGTCCTGCTCGTTGTCGTCATCGGCATCGCCCTGACCGGTGCCGGCGCCCTCTCGCTCGACGCCCTGCTCAGCTAA
- a CDS encoding MarR family winged helix-turn-helix transcriptional regulator codes for MPHSVSDAHAASLKLLVVLSKAYKTVMDRAVKDMKQYELSPSEFTILEVLYTKGRIPLQQIGEKILITSGTITYNIDKLEKKGLLKRVPCQEDRRVIYAEMTPAGNELFDRIFPDHADTIHGLMQGLTPEEKETAVELLKKLGKGAEDR; via the coding sequence ATGCCCCATTCGGTAAGTGATGCACACGCCGCCTCCCTGAAGCTGCTCGTGGTGCTGTCCAAAGCCTACAAGACCGTCATGGACCGGGCGGTCAAAGACATGAAGCAGTATGAGCTGTCCCCTTCGGAATTCACGATTCTGGAGGTGCTGTACACCAAAGGCAGGATTCCTCTGCAGCAGATCGGCGAGAAGATTCTGATCACCTCCGGCACGATTACCTACAACATCGATAAGCTGGAGAAGAAGGGCCTTCTGAAGCGGGTACCCTGCCAGGAGGACCGAAGAGTCATCTATGCGGAGATGACCCCGGCCGGAAACGAGCTGTTCGACCGTATTTTCCCCGATCATGCGGATACGATTCACGGTTTGATGCAGGGACTCACCCCGGAGGAGAAAGAGACGGCTGTAGAGCTGCTGAAGAAGCTTGGGAAAGGAGCCGAGGACCGTTAG